Proteins encoded together in one Aeromonas encheleia window:
- a CDS encoding DEAD/DEAH box helicase: MSFSSLGLAEPLLRAVAEQGYDTPSPIQLQAIPAVLAGRDLMAAAQTGTGKTAGFTLPMLQRLMESKRKVSPNRIRALVLTPTRELAAQVGESVRNYGKHLPMRSHVVFGGVSINPQMMATRRGLDVLVACPGRLMDLYNQGAVRFDEVEILVLDEADRMLDMGFIRDIRKILALMPKQRQNLLFSATFAEEIRELATGLLNNPAVIEVAPRNSTAERIEQLVHPCDKANKIGLLSHLVTSNDWQQVLVFTRTKHMANRVAETLDKNGVSAAAIHGNKSQGARTRALAGFKDGNVKVLVATDIAARGLDIDKLPQVVNFELPNVAEDYVHRIGRTGRAGAAGHAISLVAADEGKLIKAIERLTKQNIKCEQVAGFEASRETLDNIARGIGAPLRKEPRDPSEERRAPRPQGQRQGAGRSGNAGGARTGGNAGKPKPQGGQRPAEGAAKPAQARRPRRASHNQ; encoded by the coding sequence ATGAGTTTTTCTTCCCTCGGTCTGGCCGAACCCTTGTTGCGTGCCGTTGCCGAGCAAGGCTACGACACCCCGTCTCCCATTCAGCTGCAAGCGATCCCCGCCGTTCTGGCTGGCCGCGACCTGATGGCGGCGGCCCAAACCGGGACCGGCAAGACCGCAGGCTTTACCCTGCCGATGCTGCAGCGTCTGATGGAGAGCAAGCGTAAGGTTTCTCCCAACCGGATCCGTGCCCTGGTACTGACCCCGACCCGTGAGCTGGCCGCCCAGGTGGGCGAGAGCGTGCGCAACTACGGCAAACATCTGCCGATGCGCAGCCACGTGGTCTTCGGTGGCGTCAGCATCAACCCGCAGATGATGGCTACCCGCCGTGGTCTGGATGTGCTGGTGGCCTGTCCGGGTCGCCTGATGGATCTCTACAACCAAGGCGCCGTGCGCTTTGACGAGGTGGAAATCCTGGTGCTGGACGAAGCGGACCGCATGCTCGACATGGGCTTCATCCGCGACATCCGCAAGATCCTGGCCCTGATGCCGAAGCAGCGTCAGAACCTGCTGTTCTCCGCGACCTTCGCCGAAGAGATCCGCGAGCTGGCCACCGGCCTGCTCAACAACCCGGCGGTGATCGAAGTGGCCCCGCGCAACAGCACCGCCGAGCGTATCGAGCAGCTGGTGCACCCCTGCGACAAGGCCAACAAGATCGGCCTGCTGAGCCATCTGGTCACCAGCAACGATTGGCAGCAGGTACTGGTGTTCACCCGTACCAAGCACATGGCCAACCGTGTCGCCGAGACCCTCGACAAGAACGGCGTCAGCGCCGCCGCCATCCACGGCAACAAGAGCCAGGGTGCCCGTACCCGTGCCCTTGCCGGTTTCAAAGATGGTAACGTCAAGGTGCTGGTCGCGACCGATATCGCCGCCCGCGGTCTGGACATCGACAAGTTGCCGCAAGTGGTCAACTTCGAGCTGCCCAACGTGGCGGAAGACTATGTGCACCGTATCGGCCGTACCGGCCGTGCCGGCGCCGCCGGTCATGCCATCTCCCTGGTGGCCGCCGATGAAGGCAAGCTGATCAAGGCCATCGAGCGTCTGACCAAGCAGAACATCAAGTGCGAGCAGGTGGCTGGCTTTGAAGCCTCCCGCGAGACCCTCGACAACATCGCCCGTGGCATAGGTGCGCCGCTGCGCAAAGAGCCGCGTGATCCGAGCGAAGAGCGCCGTGCGCCGCGTCCGCAGGGTCAGCGTCAGGGTGCCGGTCGTTCCGGCAATGCTGGCGGTGCGCGCACCGGCGGCAATGCGGGCAAGCCCAAGCCGCAAGGTGGACAGCGTCCGGCCGAGGGTGCCGCCAAGCCGGCCCAGGCCCGTCGTCCACGTCGCGCCAGCCACAACCAGTAA
- a CDS encoding substrate-binding periplasmic protein gives MRICAPGALWRAMGVGLLLALSLPLAAKETLSVAWSPWPPFSQIDERGKLTGQDVALTRQILHKAGLTPQFHNLPWARALHLVEQQRLDLAMGALETPQRRQFARFSAPYRRASFVLLSNAPIPSHVDRWQGIQRLTDLCGQTQLRLGKLRGTRPAPLTAACPALRFATEYNSDERLIELLLARRLDGVIMEWQYANYRLTQLGANRYIRCQLLLHRQPVSLMFARDAVSEPELARIDAAIATLPPPSQAFAPPRCRFDGSQTPDDDTLGQPAF, from the coding sequence ATGAGGATATGCGCCCCCGGCGCGCTCTGGCGCGCGATGGGAGTGGGTCTGTTGCTCGCCCTGAGCCTGCCGCTGGCGGCCAAGGAGACGCTGTCGGTGGCCTGGAGTCCCTGGCCGCCCTTCAGCCAGATCGATGAGCGGGGCAAGCTGACCGGGCAGGATGTGGCGCTGACGCGCCAGATCCTGCACAAGGCGGGTCTGACCCCCCAGTTTCACAACTTGCCCTGGGCCCGGGCCCTGCACCTGGTCGAGCAACAGCGGCTGGATCTGGCCATGGGGGCACTCGAGACCCCGCAGCGGCGCCAGTTTGCCCGCTTCTCGGCTCCCTATAGACGCGCCAGCTTCGTGCTGCTGAGCAACGCCCCCATCCCGAGCCACGTGGATCGCTGGCAAGGGATCCAGCGCCTCACCGACCTGTGCGGGCAGACGCAACTGCGCCTTGGCAAGCTGCGCGGCACCCGCCCTGCCCCGTTGACGGCGGCCTGCCCGGCCCTCAGATTCGCCACCGAATACAACTCGGACGAGCGGCTGATCGAGCTGCTGCTGGCCCGGCGCCTGGACGGCGTCATCATGGAGTGGCAGTACGCCAACTATCGGCTGACACAGCTGGGGGCCAATCGGTACATCCGCTGCCAGTTGCTGCTCCATCGGCAACCGGTCAGCCTGATGTTTGCAAGGGATGCGGTGAGCGAGCCCGAGCTCGCCCGCATCGACGCCGCCATCGCCACCCTGCCCCCGCCAAGCCAGGCCTTTGCCCCGCCCCGCTGCCGCTTCGACGGCAGCCAGACACCGGATGATGACACCTTGGGCCAGCCCGCGTTCTGA
- the aroC gene encoding chorismate synthase, whose translation MAGNSFGQLFRVTTFGESHGLALGAVVDGCPPGLEISEADLQVDLDRRKPGTSRYTTQRREADEVKILAGVFEGRTTGTSIGLLIENQDQRSKDYSDIKDLFRPGHADYTYHQKYGQRDYRGGGRSSARETAMRVAAGAIAKKYLKQMHGIEIIGFLSQLGPIKAEAFDAGQIEQNPFFFPDAGKLEALDQYMRDLKKEGNSIGAKVQVIARNVPVGLGEPVFDRLDADIAHAMMGINAVKGVEIGDGFAVVEQKGSEHRDEMTPAGFASNHAGGILGGISSGQEIVVSMALKPTSSITVPGKTINTSGEATEMITKGRHDPCVGIRAVPIAEAMLALVLMDHLLRHRAQNQGVLTQTPQLR comes from the coding sequence ATGGCAGGGAACAGTTTTGGCCAACTCTTTCGGGTCACCACCTTCGGCGAGAGCCACGGCCTGGCGCTGGGCGCCGTGGTCGACGGCTGCCCGCCGGGGCTGGAGATAAGCGAGGCGGATCTGCAAGTGGATCTGGACAGGCGCAAGCCCGGCACCTCCCGCTACACCACCCAGCGCCGCGAGGCGGACGAGGTGAAGATCCTGGCCGGGGTGTTCGAGGGCCGGACCACCGGCACCTCCATCGGCCTGCTGATCGAGAACCAGGATCAGCGCTCCAAGGATTACTCCGACATCAAGGACCTGTTCCGCCCGGGCCACGCCGATTACACCTACCACCAGAAGTATGGTCAGCGTGACTACCGGGGCGGCGGCCGCTCCTCGGCGCGGGAGACCGCCATGCGGGTCGCGGCGGGGGCCATCGCCAAGAAATACCTCAAGCAGATGCACGGCATCGAGATCATCGGCTTCCTCTCCCAGCTCGGCCCCATCAAGGCCGAGGCGTTCGACGCAGGGCAGATCGAGCAGAACCCCTTCTTCTTCCCCGACGCGGGCAAGCTGGAGGCGCTCGATCAGTACATGCGCGATCTGAAGAAGGAGGGCAACAGCATAGGTGCCAAGGTGCAGGTCATCGCCCGCAACGTGCCGGTGGGCCTGGGTGAGCCGGTGTTCGACCGGCTCGACGCCGACATCGCCCACGCCATGATGGGCATCAACGCGGTGAAAGGGGTCGAGATCGGCGACGGTTTCGCGGTGGTGGAGCAAAAAGGCTCCGAGCATCGCGACGAGATGACGCCGGCAGGCTTTGCCAGCAACCATGCCGGCGGCATCCTGGGCGGGATTTCGTCCGGTCAGGAGATAGTGGTGAGCATGGCGCTCAAGCCCACCTCCAGCATCACTGTGCCGGGCAAGACCATCAACACCAGCGGTGAGGCCACCGAGATGATCACCAAGGGTCGTCACGATCCCTGCGTCGGCATCCGTGCCGTGCCCATCGCCGAGGCCATGCTGGCGCTGGTGTTGATGGATCACCTGCTGCGCCACCGTGCCCAGAATCAGGGCGTGCTGACCCAGACACCCCAGTTGCGCTGA
- the prmB gene encoding 50S ribosomal protein L3 N(5)-glutamine methyltransferase has protein sequence MDKIFIDEVVAEMHTIQDMLRWAMSRFNDAGIFYGHGSDNAWDEAVQLVLPALHLPPDVDPGMRHSRLTTSERHRIAELIIRRVQERVPAAYLTNKAWYAGWEFYVDERVLIPRSPIAEMVANRFAPFLKHEPTRIMDLCTGSGCIAIIMAHEFPHAEVDAIDISVDALNVAERNITDHGLEQQVIPIRSDLMRDLPVGDKYDLIVSNPPYVDSEDMSDLPEEFRHEPELALASGSDGLKLTKRLLANAADFLKDDGVLVVEVGNSMIHLESQFPEVPFTWVEFENGGHGVFVMTKAELEQYRDHFAIYKS, from the coding sequence TTGGACAAGATATTTATCGATGAGGTGGTTGCCGAGATGCACACCATCCAGGACATGTTGCGCTGGGCCATGAGTCGCTTCAACGACGCCGGGATCTTCTACGGGCATGGCAGCGACAACGCCTGGGATGAGGCCGTGCAGCTGGTACTGCCCGCGTTACATCTGCCGCCAGACGTGGATCCCGGCATGCGCCACTCCCGGCTGACCACCAGTGAGCGTCACCGCATCGCCGAGCTGATCATCCGCCGGGTGCAGGAGCGGGTGCCTGCCGCCTACCTGACCAACAAGGCCTGGTATGCCGGTTGGGAGTTTTACGTGGACGAGCGGGTGCTGATCCCGCGCTCCCCCATCGCCGAGATGGTGGCCAACCGCTTCGCCCCCTTCCTCAAACATGAACCGACCAGGATCATGGATCTCTGCACCGGCTCCGGTTGCATCGCCATCATCATGGCCCACGAATTCCCCCACGCGGAAGTGGACGCCATCGACATCAGCGTCGATGCGCTGAACGTGGCCGAGCGCAACATCACCGATCACGGTCTGGAGCAGCAGGTCATTCCGATCCGCTCCGATCTGATGCGGGATCTGCCGGTCGGTGACAAGTACGATCTCATCGTCTCCAACCCGCCCTACGTGGACTCCGAAGACATGTCGGACTTGCCTGAGGAGTTCCGGCACGAGCCCGAGCTGGCGCTCGCCTCCGGCTCCGACGGCCTCAAGCTCACCAAGCGCCTGCTGGCCAATGCCGCCGATTTCCTCAAGGATGACGGCGTGCTGGTGGTCGAGGTGGGCAACAGCATGATCCACCTGGAGTCCCAGTTCCCCGAGGTGCCCTTCACCTGGGTCGAGTTCGAGAACGGCGGCCACGGCGTGTTCGTGATGACCAAGGCCGAGCTGGAGCAGTACCGGGACCATTTCGCGATTTACAAGAGCTAA
- the smrB gene encoding endonuclease SmrB, which translates to MKKTPSPTDEENLLFRDAVKGTRKIKQDTIRADLRPVKQKRELRESREKLGVGHFFSDEYQPHLDEDGPTRYVREDVSKFELKKLKRGSYPPEIYLDLHGMNQNQAKLELAALLTLCQKENIHVASVMHGIGKHILKQRIPSWLAQHPNVRAFHQAPREWGGDSAILVLLDIEE; encoded by the coding sequence ATGAAAAAAACGCCCTCACCCACAGACGAGGAAAACCTGCTGTTTCGTGATGCTGTCAAAGGTACCCGGAAAATTAAGCAAGATACCATAAGGGCCGACCTGCGCCCGGTCAAGCAGAAACGCGAACTGCGTGAAAGCCGCGAAAAGCTTGGGGTTGGCCACTTTTTCAGCGACGAGTACCAGCCCCATCTGGACGAGGATGGCCCGACCCGTTATGTGCGTGAAGACGTCTCGAAATTCGAGCTGAAGAAGCTCAAGCGCGGCAGCTACCCGCCGGAGATCTATCTGGACCTGCATGGCATGAATCAGAACCAGGCGAAACTGGAGCTGGCCGCCCTGCTGACCCTATGCCAGAAAGAGAACATCCACGTCGCCTCGGTGATGCATGGCATCGGCAAACACATCCTCAAGCAGCGGATCCCGAGCTGGCTGGCCCAGCACCCCAATGTGCGCGCCTTCCATCAGGCGCCGCGCGAATGGGGCGGCGACAGCGCCATCCTGGTGTTGCTGGATATCGAAGAGTAA
- a CDS encoding histidine phosphatase family protein — protein MELVVIRHGQTQANAENRYLGALDIGLNDKGWEQVSELAQGLAREAPFTRLLSSPLLRARHSAEQISRTLALPVQLIPAFRERHVGLFEGLTQGEARERYPELWARNITRRWAEAPPGGESLDAVVARVSRGLTDLVYEHEGERVLLVAHGVVAKVIRALTGAGFTDFFEWQLHNGGRLVVNLVSVPSPIRFSRPDGQD, from the coding sequence ATGGAACTGGTGGTGATCCGCCATGGGCAGACCCAGGCCAATGCCGAGAACCGCTATCTCGGCGCGCTGGACATTGGCCTTAACGACAAGGGATGGGAGCAGGTATCTGAGTTGGCGCAGGGGCTCGCGAGGGAGGCGCCGTTTACGCGGCTGCTGTCCTCTCCCTTGTTGCGGGCGAGGCATAGTGCCGAGCAAATTTCCCGCACCTTGGCGCTGCCTGTTCAGCTTATCCCGGCCTTTCGTGAGCGGCACGTGGGGCTGTTTGAGGGACTGACACAGGGGGAGGCACGGGAGCGCTACCCCGAGCTATGGGCACGCAACATCACCCGGCGCTGGGCCGAGGCGCCCCCCGGTGGGGAATCCCTGGACGCTGTGGTAGCCAGGGTATCCCGGGGATTGACGGACTTGGTGTATGAGCATGAGGGGGAACGGGTATTGCTGGTGGCGCACGGGGTGGTGGCCAAGGTGATCCGGGCCCTCACCGGCGCAGGGTTCACCGACTTTTTCGAGTGGCAACTGCATAACGGCGGCAGGCTGGTGGTCAATCTTGTTTCTGTTCCGTCGCCGATACGATTCAGTCGCCCTGATGGGCAGGATTAG
- a CDS encoding DUF4287 domain-containing protein has protein sequence MDEQEKLRGPASYFPAIEQKYGQPIAHWLALLAGQEERKHMALVAWLKSEHGMGHGHANALVAHFLAQG, from the coding sequence ATGGATGAACAAGAGAAGCTGAGGGGGCCCGCCTCCTATTTCCCGGCCATCGAGCAGAAATATGGTCAGCCCATCGCCCATTGGCTGGCCCTGCTGGCGGGCCAGGAGGAGCGCAAGCACATGGCGCTGGTGGCCTGGCTCAAGAGCGAGCACGGCATGGGGCACGGTCATGCCAATGCCCTGGTGGCCCACTTCTTGGCGCAGGGTTAG
- a CDS encoding GFA family protein: MQGTCLCGGIVVSSGEHREVSLCHCAMCRRWSGGPMFAVHGGKDVRFKGLTPVAYRSSEWAERGFCPTCGTHLFYHLLPTDEYILPAGLFQDQSFELASQIFIDEKPDFYELKNDTPTLTGQQVFEQFAPKD, encoded by the coding sequence ATGCAAGGAACCTGTCTGTGCGGCGGCATTGTCGTCTCGAGCGGTGAACACCGGGAGGTCAGCCTGTGTCACTGCGCCATGTGTCGGCGCTGGTCCGGGGGGCCCATGTTTGCGGTGCATGGCGGCAAGGATGTCCGCTTCAAGGGGCTCACCCCGGTGGCCTACCGCTCGTCCGAGTGGGCGGAGCGCGGCTTCTGTCCGACCTGTGGTACCCATCTCTTCTACCATCTGCTGCCGACGGATGAATACATACTGCCTGCCGGCCTGTTCCAGGATCAGTCGTTCGAGCTGGCCAGCCAGATCTTCATCGACGAGAAGCCGGACTTCTACGAGCTGAAAAACGACACCCCGACCCTGACGGGTCAGCAGGTGTTCGAACAGTTCGCCCCCAAGGACTGA
- a CDS encoding VOC family protein encodes MNIAIHFEIPVRDLARAIRFYEGVFEITLERVQIDGNEMALFPLFEGMAGCSGALAKGDSYVPSLDGSRIYLTVPDIELALTRVLQRGGESLYPITRVSDSIRVAEFKDPEGNRIALQEIELSKVHALST; translated from the coding sequence ATGAATATCGCTATCCATTTTGAAATTCCGGTGCGGGATCTGGCGCGGGCCATCCGCTTCTATGAGGGTGTCTTCGAGATAACGCTCGAGCGGGTGCAGATCGATGGCAACGAGATGGCGCTGTTCCCGCTGTTTGAGGGGATGGCGGGCTGCTCCGGCGCCCTGGCAAAGGGGGATAGCTATGTGCCCAGCCTAGATGGCAGCCGCATCTACCTGACCGTACCCGATATCGAGCTGGCCTTGACCAGGGTGTTGCAGCGGGGAGGGGAGAGCCTCTATCCCATCACCCGGGTGAGCGATAGCATCAGGGTGGCCGAGTTCAAGGATCCCGAAGGCAACCGCATCGCCCTGCAGGAGATAGAGCTGAGCAAGGTGCATGCCCTGAGTACCTGA
- a CDS encoding chitinase, whose protein sequence is MFKLKHSAWLITLACALPSQGAMNIQPDPQNSGGYVIAAPDLLAVEKAKTANPMYGIWSKALATRPNTIVDAIEPRQASNPDNVKRVERVFSESDWDFLTQMAAPEYTYVRFLRAVGKFPAFCGEYSDGRNADAICKKSIVTAFAHFAQETGGHIGKNNSSDNPLALEEWQQALVHVREMGWSEGQTGYTTGCGQNDWQNKKWPCSTGQGYFGRGAKQLSYHFNYGAFSDAMFAGDANVLLNDPGRVADSWLNLASAIWFFLTPQAPKPAMLHVIDRTWVPSQRETAAGIGYGFGTTINVINGGIECGEQNKDKGQPVNRIRYWEGLAAHYQIPIEADEKNTCWQQTPYGSLNLNGATDVLYTNWDGNWKYYADRPGGYSFECELVGFQTAYSALVPGDYEKCVTNFYGSHANWPKVRVVEKLDPTPVDPNPPVGDVPVWSVSKVYIAGNKVSHKGIIYQAKWWTQGDDPAKGGPWAQVI, encoded by the coding sequence ATGTTCAAACTCAAGCACAGCGCCTGGCTGATCACCCTTGCCTGCGCCTTGCCAAGCCAGGGGGCCATGAATATCCAGCCCGATCCGCAAAATAGCGGGGGATATGTGATTGCCGCGCCGGATCTGCTGGCGGTGGAAAAAGCCAAGACCGCCAATCCCATGTATGGCATCTGGTCCAAGGCATTGGCCACGCGCCCCAACACCATAGTGGATGCCATAGAGCCGAGGCAGGCCAGCAATCCGGATAACGTCAAACGGGTCGAGCGGGTATTTTCCGAATCGGATTGGGACTTTCTGACCCAGATGGCGGCACCTGAATATACCTATGTGCGCTTCTTGCGGGCGGTCGGTAAATTCCCGGCCTTCTGTGGGGAATATAGCGATGGCCGCAATGCGGATGCCATCTGCAAGAAATCCATAGTGACCGCCTTTGCCCATTTCGCCCAGGAGACCGGCGGTCATATAGGCAAAAATAACAGCTCCGATAATCCGCTGGCGCTGGAGGAGTGGCAGCAGGCGCTGGTGCACGTGCGCGAAATGGGCTGGTCAGAGGGCCAGACCGGCTATACCACGGGCTGTGGTCAGAATGATTGGCAAAACAAGAAATGGCCCTGCTCCACCGGTCAGGGATATTTTGGCCGCGGGGCGAAACAACTCTCCTACCACTTCAATTACGGCGCCTTCTCCGATGCCATGTTCGCGGGCGACGCCAACGTGTTGCTCAACGATCCCGGCCGGGTCGCCGACTCCTGGCTGAACCTGGCCTCGGCCATCTGGTTCTTCCTGACGCCGCAGGCCCCCAAGCCCGCCATGCTGCACGTGATCGATCGCACCTGGGTGCCCTCCCAGCGCGAGACTGCGGCGGGGATAGGCTATGGCTTTGGCACCACCATCAACGTCATCAACGGTGGCATCGAATGTGGTGAGCAGAATAAGGACAAGGGCCAGCCGGTCAACCGTATCCGGTATTGGGAAGGGCTGGCGGCCCATTACCAGATCCCCATCGAGGCCGACGAGAAAAATACCTGCTGGCAGCAGACCCCCTATGGCAGCCTGAATCTGAACGGTGCCACCGATGTGCTTTATACCAACTGGGACGGTAACTGGAAATATTATGCCGACAGGCCCGGTGGTTATTCCTTTGAATGTGAGCTGGTCGGGTTCCAGACCGCCTATTCGGCGCTGGTGCCAGGGGATTATGAGAAATGTGTGACCAACTTTTATGGCTCTCACGCCAATTGGCCCAAGGTGCGGGTGGTGGAAAAGCTGGATCCCACGCCGGTCGATCCCAATCCCCCCGTGGGTGATGTCCCCGTCTGGTCCGTCAGCAAGGTCTATATCGCCGGTAATAAGGTCAGCCACAAGGGCATTATTTATCAGGCGAAATGGTGGACCCAGGGAGATGATCCTGCCAAGGGCGGCCCCTGGGCTCAGGTCATTTAA
- a CDS encoding methyltransferase, whose translation MLAQRFQQLDRLLTETRRWWQYQPYHHLTLAFADEAPALAARLNAMSLAQLNELDGDMAALCALLAPWIPAGAALHGLSELERFLPEPIQCAREMAMHMPGRKQAQIEAFCGNLPPHQGPYLEWCAGKGHLGRLVSLHRGAEILSLELQGQLCEEGRRLASRDGARMQFIEADAFAAESGALIAEQHHAMALHACGELHTHLLERVVERGARGVTVSPCCYHLIRGSHYRPLSTAAQASDLQLTKADLRLPLQETVTAGARISRLRELEVVWRLAFDCLQRHLRGVDEYLPVPNMQKSLLTGSFEAFCAWAAQRKGLILPAGLDLAAFLAMGEARYGDVARMELVRHLFRRPLEIWLALDRALFLQEQGYRVEVGEFCDKPMTPRNILIRAVRQQMS comes from the coding sequence GTGCTGGCTCAACGTTTTCAACAACTGGATCGCTTGCTGACCGAGACCCGGCGCTGGTGGCAATATCAGCCCTATCACCATCTGACGCTCGCCTTCGCCGACGAGGCGCCGGCACTGGCCGCGCGGCTCAACGCCATGTCCCTCGCGCAGCTCAATGAGCTCGATGGCGACATGGCGGCGCTGTGCGCGCTGCTCGCCCCCTGGATCCCTGCGGGGGCGGCGCTGCACGGCTTGAGCGAGCTTGAGCGCTTCCTCCCCGAGCCCATCCAGTGTGCCAGGGAGATGGCGATGCACATGCCGGGGCGCAAGCAGGCGCAGATAGAGGCATTTTGCGGCAACCTGCCCCCCCATCAGGGACCCTATCTGGAGTGGTGTGCGGGCAAGGGCCATCTGGGGCGGCTGGTCTCCCTGCATAGGGGCGCCGAGATCCTGAGCCTGGAGCTGCAAGGTCAGCTCTGCGAGGAGGGGCGCCGGCTGGCGTCCCGGGATGGCGCCCGCATGCAGTTTATTGAGGCCGATGCCTTCGCCGCCGAGTCGGGGGCGCTTATCGCCGAGCAGCATCACGCCATGGCGCTGCACGCCTGCGGCGAGCTGCACACCCATCTGCTGGAGCGGGTGGTCGAACGCGGTGCCCGCGGGGTCACCGTCTCTCCCTGCTGTTATCACCTGATCCGCGGCAGCCACTATCGCCCCCTGTCCACGGCCGCCCAGGCCAGCGATCTGCAATTGACCAAGGCCGACTTGCGCCTGCCGTTGCAGGAGACGGTGACCGCCGGCGCCCGCATCTCCCGTTTGCGCGAGCTGGAGGTGGTGTGGCGCCTCGCGTTCGACTGCCTGCAGCGCCATCTGCGCGGGGTGGATGAGTACCTGCCAGTGCCCAACATGCAAAAGAGCCTGCTCACCGGCAGCTTCGAGGCGTTTTGCGCCTGGGCAGCGCAGCGCAAGGGGCTCATCCTGCCGGCTGGGCTCGATCTGGCCGCGTTTCTGGCCATGGGGGAGGCGCGCTACGGCGATGTCGCCCGCATGGAGCTGGTGCGCCACCTGTTCCGCCGTCCGCTCGAGATCTGGCTGGCGCTGGATCGCGCGCTCTTCTTGCAGGAGCAGGGGTACAGGGTCGAGGTGGGGGAGTTTTGCGACAAGCCTATGACCCCCCGCAACATCCTGATCCGCGCGGTGCGCCAGCAGATGAGCTGA
- a CDS encoding PhnA domain-containing protein, producing the protein MTINAILQARADAKCELCGAEHALTAFPVPHSPASDDDHSLALCDTCRGQLEQPDTLEVNHWRCLGDSMWSQVPAVQVMAWRQLKALSARGELWAQDMLDMMYMEEETKAWAEAGVVSEDDDSVPTVDSNGAVLQEGDAVTLIKDLDVKGGGFTAKRGTLVKGIRLTNNPLHIEGKVNGVQIVLVAAYLKKA; encoded by the coding sequence ATGACCATCAATGCCATCCTGCAAGCGCGTGCGGACGCCAAGTGTGAGCTGTGTGGAGCAGAACATGCGCTGACCGCCTTCCCGGTGCCACACTCCCCCGCCAGTGACGATGATCACAGCCTGGCCCTGTGCGATACCTGTCGTGGTCAGCTGGAGCAACCGGACACCCTGGAGGTCAACCACTGGCGCTGCCTGGGTGACAGCATGTGGAGCCAGGTGCCGGCGGTGCAAGTGATGGCATGGCGCCAGTTGAAGGCGCTGTCCGCCCGGGGTGAACTCTGGGCCCAGGACATGCTGGACATGATGTACATGGAAGAAGAGACCAAGGCCTGGGCCGAGGCGGGCGTCGTGAGCGAGGATGACGACAGCGTGCCGACCGTCGACTCCAACGGCGCCGTGCTGCAGGAGGGGGACGCCGTCACCCTGATCAAGGATCTGGACGTCAAGGGCGGCGGCTTCACCGCCAAGCGCGGCACCCTGGTCAAGGGCATCCGCCTGACCAACAACCCGCTGCATATCGAAGGCAAGGTCAACGGCGTGCAGATCGTGCTGGTCGCGGCCTACCTGAAGAAGGCCTGA
- a CDS encoding LysE family translocator, which produces MNLDTWMLFLLAYLLATLTPGPNVLLVIKNGLQLGWRSALLSISANLFCQAILIFLVAMGVGALLQTLPPLFIALKLAGGGYLIYLGYKALRSAKAGNQEVALPGRTMSTRSDASLLREAFLVSASNPKTIIFLCALLPQFLDHQSPLPIQFLTMYLTICVIVSLVHLCYVALARRAGSYFKPGRSQRLFSRITGGIFISLGGAILLSGRP; this is translated from the coding sequence ATGAATCTGGATACATGGATGTTGTTTCTGCTGGCCTATCTGCTGGCGACCCTGACCCCGGGCCCCAATGTGCTGCTGGTGATCAAGAACGGTCTGCAACTCGGCTGGCGCTCGGCCCTGCTCTCCATCAGCGCAAACCTGTTCTGTCAGGCCATCCTCATCTTCCTGGTCGCCATGGGCGTGGGCGCCCTGCTGCAGACGCTGCCGCCCCTGTTTATCGCCCTCAAGCTGGCGGGTGGTGGTTATCTCATCTACCTCGGCTACAAGGCGCTGCGAAGCGCCAAGGCGGGGAACCAGGAGGTTGCTCTGCCTGGCCGGACCATGAGCACAAGGAGTGACGCCTCCCTGCTGCGCGAGGCGTTTCTGGTCTCGGCCAGCAACCCCAAGACCATCATCTTCCTCTGCGCTCTGCTGCCCCAGTTTCTCGATCACCAGAGCCCGCTGCCGATCCAGTTCCTGACCATGTACCTGACCATCTGCGTCATCGTCAGCCTGGTGCACCTCTGCTACGTGGCCCTTGCCAGACGCGCCGGCAGCTACTTCAAGCCGGGGCGCAGCCAGCGTCTGTTTAGCCGTATCACGGGGGGGATCTTCATCTCTCTGGGCGGCGCTATCCTGTTGAGCGGTCGGCCCTGA